The Synechococcus sp. BL107 nucleotide sequence CGGAGAACAAATCGTTTTAGAGATCAGACAAGGCATCAATAATCATTTGAGCCTGAACAGAAATGGTTTCCAACGCATCCTTGTTATCGAGATAGGCATCAAACGAGGCAAAGCGTTCCACATGGGGCGAGGCACCGTCAGCAGCACAGGCCGCAACCCAATCTCCATCGTCAGGCTTCACCGCAACAAACGATTGAAGTGCTTCCTCGAGGTCACCACCATCACCAATGCCTTCACCCTGCCAAATCGCTTCAAAGAATTCAGACATCTTCAAAACACAAAACGATCATTGCTTGGAGTGCTTTCAGCTGATGCAAGCGTATTTTACAGGAGAAAAAGAAAGAGAACAATAAATAAGGTTCCCATAAGAATAAATCTATCCTTGCCATCATTGATGTCATTCATGTTTCACTTTAAATAGGTCATTTAACCGTAGCTCATAAAGCCTCCAATCGTGAGAATAATTGAACCATCAATAATTTAAAAGACGCGATCGCAGGGCGATTTAAAAAATAATTTGCACAGATTTAAGGACTATTCTTCTAGAAGGATGAATTGGGTTATCCCAATCATGCCTGGCCCAGAATCGAGATCAACGAGCCAAGGACGAAATCGCACTTCGTCTCTATGATGTTGAGGTGAAAGGGAGACCAATCAGGCGTGGTTGCTTGTATTGGTGGGTTGGGTCACGCCTACTGCCTCTTTCACAACACATTTGACTGACGCAAAGACGGCTTCGTCCGAGCAATGGAAGCGGACCGAAAGCACGAGGCGGGCGATCAAGCATGAGCGATCATTGTTCAACGATGACAACCACTCTTAGTCTTGATTGAGTGATGGAGAGGGAGTCATGAATGTTGCTCTCAATTCATCAACCTCTATCTTTACCTGGCTTGTCGCACCGAAGACTACTTCGATTGACCAAAAAACCGACTCCCATCACGAGTCTTAGGCCCACACTTAAAAAATTTAACCCGAAAGCATTTTTTAACCCCTAAATCTCAGATACAGCAATCACATTTCAGATCAGATCAAATCAAATCAAACAAATTTGAACCGCGCGATAACCAGTCTGCTCAGCTTCGAGAACTGTCATTAAGCCTTAATATCTCACACTAGTAGTAATTAAAAATATGATTGACCATCTCAACGACTTAACAAGATCATTGGCCAGCATCATTATTGAAAAAAGATTAAACCAAGATCCTTAATTAATTGGCTCAACAGAATCGCCTGAAGAGCTGCGACCTGTTAATAGATTAGGAGGAAACCCGCCAAAAGTCATAGCAAGATTCTCAGGCGTAAAGACTTCAGACGTCTCACCATAAGCGAGCACAGTTTTGTTAATTAAGACAACTGAATCACAGAAATCACGCACATGACTGAGGTCGTGGGTGGAAATCAAAATCGTACGACCTTCTTCACGAAACTGAATAAATAACTGGGCCATTAATTTCTCAGTTCTTACATCTACTCCATTAAAAGGCTCATCCAATAAAAGAACATCTGCTCTTTGCGCAATAGCACGAGCCAAAAACGCACGCTTGCGTTGACCACCGGAAAGGGTACCGATCGGTCGGTTGCGCAGCTCCAACAACTCAACTCGTTCCAGGGCATGTCGAACGGCTACGCGATCGGAACCGCGTGGAATCCTGAGGAAGTTCATCGCGCCATAGCGACCCATCATCACCACATCCCAAACCGAGACAGGAAACTGACAATCGATTCCCTCACTCTGCGGGACGTAGGCAACGGCTTGCTCACGCTGGGCCTCTTTGACACTGCGGCCATTGATGCGAATCAAGCCTCGAGAAGGTCGGACGAAGCCTGTTAGAGCCTTAAACAAGGTGGACTTGCCAGCCCCATTCATCCCGACAAGACCACAAATACAACCAGCAGGCAAATGGAGACTGGCGTCATAGAGCGCCACCGTGCCGTTGTAGTCAACACAGAGTTGATCGGCGTCGATGCGCATCAACCGTCTCCCCCCCTGTCTGTTAAACCATCAAGTATCAGTTTCACATTGTGACGCTGCAATTCCAAGAGGGTGGGCGCCGGGCCATCAGGCTTCGAAAGCGAATCCACAAAAAACGTCCCTCCAAACCGAGAGTTAGCTGCGGCAGCGACTTCTCGTTGAGCCTTATCACTCACAGTGCTTTCGCAGAACACCGCAGGGACTGCACGCTCACGCACGATATTGATCAATCGCGCCATTCGTTTTGGAGTGATCTCACTTTCGGCATTCACAGGCCAAAGGAAAGCTTCCTCGAGTCCGTAATCCGTCGCGAGATAAGTGAAAGCACCTTCACAGCTCACCAACACCCGATGTTGCGGTGGGATGGTGGCAAGAACTTCGCGCAATTCACCATCTAAGGCTTGAAGCTTTTTGTTGTAGGCCTCAGCATTATTGGCGTAGTCCTCCGCACCATCAGGGTCCAAATTGGTGAAGGCATCCCGAAGACGATCGACATAGTCCATAGCCCGCTTCGGCGACATCCAGGCATGGGGATTGGGTTTTCCGGCGTAAGCGTCTGCGCGGATGAGAAGTGGCTCC carries:
- a CDS encoding metal ABC transporter ATP-binding protein, whose amino-acid sequence is MRIDADQLCVDYNGTVALYDASLHLPAGCICGLVGMNGAGKSTLFKALTGFVRPSRGLIRINGRSVKEAQREQAVAYVPQSEGIDCQFPVSVWDVVMMGRYGAMNFLRIPRGSDRVAVRHALERVELLELRNRPIGTLSGGQRKRAFLARAIAQRADVLLLDEPFNGVDVRTEKLMAQLFIQFREEGRTILISTHDLSHVRDFCDSVVLINKTVLAYGETSEVFTPENLAMTFGGFPPNLLTGRSSSGDSVEPIN
- a CDS encoding metal ABC transporter substrate-binding protein; translated protein: MGIRLISRAAAVVLGLGVIVAGCVDRSRVSRDDSRPRVLTTFTVLADLARNVAGDRLQVHSIVKEGAEIHGYQPTPSDIERSVGADLLVENGLGLELWARRFTAAAGDIPTVTLSEGMEPLLIRADAYAGKPNPHAWMSPKRAMDYVDRLRDAFTNLDPDGAEDYANNAEAYNKKLQALDGELREVLATIPPQHRVLVSCEGAFTYLATDYGLEEAFLWPVNAESEITPKRMARLINIVRERAVPAVFCESTVSDKAQREVAAAANSRFGGTFFVDSLSKPDGPAPTLLELQRHNVKLILDGLTDRGGDG